A region of Marasmius oreades isolate 03SP1 chromosome 9, whole genome shotgun sequence DNA encodes the following proteins:
- a CDS encoding uncharacterized protein (MEROPS:MER0043003; CAZy:CE10), translating into MKAVMWRNLMDIGMRMHAMAKPTAPSPSRTISIPSTLSTRPGEIDLHFYLPKTYDTSDGRRYPFILNFHGGGFTIGHATDDARWARAVVEYADAVVVSVEYRLAPEHPFPTAIEDGVDAALYCIDHADELRIDSHRVAFSGFSAGGNMSFSVPIRLAEEYRLRRESSQSISYREGTVVAIAAWYPSLDYTKTREERRKTNVRQDKDLPKFFTNLFDASYLPNNRGVDLSSPWLSPGIAPDPMIKQLPENIILYTCEWDELQAEGEKFYRRLVDVFDKKVVYKTITGVCHAFDKTPNPFHWDQKIEKMYRDACRELRTVFYGYPGDDVIGEPVSAEEDEVGKYGEVDTRIEVVELSKDAESGVRR; encoded by the coding sequence ATGAAAGCAGTAATGTGGCGAAACCTGATGGACATCGGAATGCGTATGCATGCAATGGCCAAACCCACTGCACCCTCTCCAAGTCGTACCATCTCCATTCCCTCAACTCTCTCCACCCGTCCTGGGGAGATCGACCTCCACTTTTACCTCCCCAAAACCTACGACACATCTGACGGTCGGAGATACCCTTTTATTCTCAATTTTCACGGAGGAGGATTCACGATAGGACACGCAACAGACGATGCACGATGGGCTAGAGCAGTTGTCGAGTACGCAGACGCGGTTGTTGTTTCTGTGGAGTATAGGCTAGCACCTGAACATCCTTTTCCGACTGCTATCGAAGACGGTGTAGATGCAGCACTATACTGTATCGACCACGCTGACGAACTCCGCATTGACTCTCACCGTGTGGCCTTTTCAGGATTTTCAGCGGGAGGTAACATGTCGTTCAGTGTACCGATTCGGTTGGCTGAGGAGTATAGGTTACGTCGGGAATCATCTCAATCCATTTCTTATCGTGAAGGCACTGTAGTCGCTATCGCTGCATGGTACCCATCTCTCGATTATACCAAAACACGTGAAGAACGTCGAAAGACCAACGTCCGTCAAGACAAAGACCTCCCTAAATTCTTCACCAACCTCTTTGACGCCAGTTACCTCCCAAACAATCGCGGTGTTGACCTTTCATCACCCTGGCTTTCCCCTGGAATCGCTCCCGATCCGATGATCAAACAACTCCCCGAGAACATTATCCTTTACACGTGCGAATGGGACGAGCTTCAAGCTGAGGGAGAGAAGTTCTATCGAAGGCTTGTGGATGTTTTTGATAAGAAAGTGGTTTACAAGACGATTACGGGCGTATGTCATGCCTTTGACAAAACTCCTAATCCGTTCCATTGGGATCAGAAAATCGAAAAGATGTATCGGGACGCGTGTAGAGAGTTGAGGACAGTTTTTTATGGGTATCCCGGGGATGACGTGATAGGAGAGCCAGTATCGGCGGAGGAGGATGAGGTTGGGAAGTATGGCGAGGTGGATACGAGGATTGAAGTTGTAGAGTTGTCGAAGGATGCAGAGTCTGGGGTACGAAGGTAG